In Prosthecochloris sp. GSB1, the following proteins share a genomic window:
- the rd gene encoding rubredoxin — protein MQKWVCEPCGYVYDPDYGDPDNGVEPGTTFENIPDDWVCPVCGADKSFFEKTD, from the coding sequence CAGAAATGGGTATGTGAACCTTGCGGTTATGTGTACGATCCCGATTACGGCGATCCCGACAACGGCGTCGAGCCCGGCACCACCTTCGAGAATATTCCTGACGACTGGGTCTGCCCGGTATGCGGCGCCGACAAGTCGTTCTTCGAGAAAACCGACTGA
- a CDS encoding ABC transporter permease: MRFSPGLWIARRFSFARKRFRVINIISVISLAGIILGVSTLLVVMSVLNGFQQMAWNLFVTVESPVQILPLEGEDMAVPDSLLLQLSRVAGVTSAEPFSEGEAILSGPAGPGELVMVKGITRSAHERLMRQTERSDPYFDDESLSLGEMLAYRTRLSQGQKVRIFSPELIPLGLRTLSSPYLLPALTFEVVPVASVFTFQRIFNDHYVLTSMDVARRILLQKENRYSGIDVRGGDDRSKHAELVRNVRSWLVTNGLAETCAVRPLEEKYRDIFGVMEVEKWVSFSVLMLVILVAALSLTGSLTMTAIDKRQELFYLRCLGLEKPQFLMIFITEGAMIGLAGTLTGVLIAWLVCFVQGAWGLVELPSKSAFIIDAYPVSMQVSDFMIVSFVTMGVSVLVSLYPAFKAAGIAGSKALADKAN, translated from the coding sequence ATGCGTTTTTCTCCAGGATTATGGATCGCCCGGCGTTTCAGCTTCGCCCGGAAACGCTTCAGGGTCATCAATATCATCTCGGTGATAAGCCTGGCGGGCATTATTCTCGGCGTCAGTACGCTTCTGGTGGTCATGAGCGTGCTCAACGGCTTTCAGCAGATGGCATGGAATCTCTTCGTCACCGTTGAAAGCCCGGTGCAGATCCTTCCGCTCGAAGGGGAGGACATGGCCGTGCCCGATTCGCTCCTGCTCCAACTCTCCCGCGTTGCCGGAGTGACCTCGGCGGAGCCGTTTTCCGAAGGAGAGGCCATCCTTTCGGGCCCGGCCGGCCCGGGGGAGCTGGTGATGGTTAAGGGCATCACGCGTTCGGCTCACGAACGGTTGATGCGCCAGACAGAAAGGAGCGACCCCTATTTCGACGACGAGTCACTTTCCCTGGGCGAGATGCTCGCCTACAGAACGAGACTGTCACAGGGTCAGAAGGTCAGGATTTTCAGCCCGGAGCTCATTCCTCTGGGCCTGCGGACGCTTTCCAGTCCCTATCTGCTGCCCGCCCTGACTTTCGAGGTCGTGCCCGTCGCATCGGTGTTTACCTTTCAGCGAATCTTCAACGACCATTACGTGCTGACGTCCATGGACGTCGCCCGTCGCATTCTGCTGCAGAAGGAAAACCGTTATTCCGGCATCGACGTGCGCGGCGGCGACGACCGCTCGAAACACGCGGAGCTCGTGAGGAACGTCCGGTCGTGGCTCGTGACGAACGGACTGGCCGAAACCTGCGCTGTCCGTCCACTCGAGGAGAAATACCGCGATATCTTCGGCGTCATGGAAGTCGAAAAGTGGGTCAGCTTCAGCGTGCTCATGCTGGTGATCCTTGTGGCTGCCCTGAGCCTTACGGGATCGCTCACGATGACGGCCATCGACAAACGCCAGGAACTGTTCTACCTCCGCTGCCTCGGGCTTGAAAAACCCCAGTTCCTGATGATTTTCATTACCGAAGGCGCGATGATCGGTCTCGCCGGCACGCTGACGGGAGTGCTGATCGCATGGCTGGTCTGTTTCGTTCAGGGAGCCTGGGGTCTGGTCGAACTTCCCTCGAAAAGCGCGTTCATCATCGACGCCTATCCGGTGAGCATGCAGGTTTCCGATTTCATGATCGTGTCGTTCGTCACCATGGGGGTTTCTGTGCTGGTAAGCCTCTATCCAGCATTCAAGGCCGCGGGCATCGCCGGCAGCAAAGCCCTCGCCGACAAGGCGAACTAA
- a CDS encoding ABC transporter permease yields MKPELYIARRFAFKQRSASKPTFIVFIAVTGIAVGTAALILTLSIVKGFSSQVEEKLIGFNSHFQVRQGEGSLFFPLAEDTVRLEKLSNVVSVSPFLEKNVILQGGAGDVSLSHPAMIKGVPGDEPPGFLSGAIVEGGWFGQGEDPETLEILVGKPLAQALQLTPGSRVMIISASSGDSGALVDARGDILDLLSSLGLEIATVSGVYETGLNEGFDDYMVIAELGRMQRLFSEGRTRISGYEVMVRDLAGLDTTSMAAVDALGAPFYSFTVYERFANLFEWLKLQQNITPLLIITITVVAVFNIISTLLVLIIEKTREIGMLGALGLSPGRISGIFLTQAVLVSLAGILAGNLLAFGFSVFELRFHLISLPQKNYFIKHVPIEIVPADYLLVSCIVGALTLAFAFIPARVSASLKPGTALLT; encoded by the coding sequence TTGAAACCGGAATTGTACATAGCGCGAAGGTTCGCCTTCAAGCAACGTTCGGCATCGAAACCGACGTTTATCGTCTTCATAGCGGTAACGGGCATCGCCGTGGGTACGGCGGCCCTGATCCTGACCCTGTCGATCGTCAAGGGGTTTTCCTCGCAGGTGGAAGAGAAGCTCATCGGCTTCAATTCGCATTTTCAGGTCCGCCAGGGGGAGGGGAGCCTGTTTTTCCCTCTTGCGGAGGATACGGTTCGTCTCGAAAAGCTGTCGAATGTTGTTTCGGTATCTCCCTTTCTTGAAAAAAATGTCATTCTGCAGGGCGGCGCCGGTGATGTGTCGCTTTCGCATCCCGCCATGATCAAAGGCGTTCCCGGCGATGAACCGCCCGGGTTTCTTTCGGGCGCAATCGTCGAAGGCGGCTGGTTCGGCCAGGGAGAAGACCCGGAAACGCTCGAAATCCTGGTCGGCAAACCCCTCGCCCAGGCGCTCCAGCTTACTCCCGGCAGCCGGGTCATGATCATCAGCGCATCGTCAGGCGATTCTGGCGCGCTGGTCGACGCCAGGGGAGACATTCTCGATCTTCTTTCTTCCCTCGGTCTTGAAATCGCGACGGTGAGCGGCGTCTACGAGACCGGGCTCAACGAAGGTTTCGACGACTACATGGTGATCGCCGAGCTCGGCCGGATGCAACGCCTGTTTTCGGAGGGAAGGACGAGGATCTCTGGTTATGAAGTAATGGTTCGAGATCTCGCGGGACTTGACACCACATCGATGGCGGCTGTCGACGCCCTCGGAGCACCGTTCTACTCCTTCACGGTCTACGAACGCTTCGCCAACCTGTTCGAGTGGCTCAAGCTGCAACAGAACATCACCCCGCTGCTCATCATCACCATCACCGTGGTGGCGGTTTTCAACATCATCTCGACGCTCCTGGTGCTCATTATCGAGAAAACCAGGGAGATCGGCATGCTCGGCGCGCTGGGCCTTTCTCCGGGCAGGATAAGCGGTATTTTCCTTACCCAGGCCGTGCTCGTATCGCTGGCGGGCATTCTCGCGGGCAATCTGCTCGCGTTCGGATTTTCGGTGTTCGAACTGCGTTTTCATCTGATCAGTCTGCCCCAGAAGAACTACTTCATCAAGCATGTGCCCATAGAGATCGTGCCGGCCGATTACCTGCTGGTCTCCTGTATCGTCGGGGCGCTGACGCTGGCTTTCGCGTTTATTCCCGCGCGGGTGTCGGCCTCTCTCAAGCCGGGTACGGCCCTTTTGACATGA
- a CDS encoding GGDEF domain-containing protein has product MQDSRKVVVEPISFRPVISAGIVLAFFLLAGTAAFLFYQAKLQKRADELQMLYKDLLDFRSTLTLTDQQLKVSPRDPEILREIIQNTKLLQFRSVNFQSRAEKNNMPDLADWINSQRKLLEKTLTEIDMEREDVGTTIPLMVLEVDDVILQTGIEARRANEKVFDAVQVFLFFVLGVLLIVLVSAVWLIVSNYRQTVIPLNQLAGKLRMLNEELPESFHDTAEEVKKDIRHEAFSSDINEITDSIVRFCQNIDTKNKKLDELFIKDEKTNLYNYRHFKDHLIVDVARAKRFGEKVALAMIDIDHFKAYNDANGHVAGDIVLERIARIILEQCRESDIPARFGGEEFAVVFPRTESRMAVEIVERLRQVISAEPFYHEREQPGGQLTISAGVAMFPEDAVDWYSLVNSADKALYHAKKTGRNRVVYVAEIEKRESGEPGVQA; this is encoded by the coding sequence ATGCAGGACAGCCGCAAGGTAGTCGTGGAACCGATCTCTTTCAGGCCCGTCATCTCCGCGGGCATCGTGCTCGCATTTTTCCTGCTGGCGGGGACGGCGGCTTTCCTGTTCTATCAGGCGAAACTCCAGAAAAGGGCGGACGAGCTGCAGATGCTCTACAAGGATCTTCTCGATTTCCGTTCGACTCTCACGTTGACAGATCAGCAGCTCAAGGTTTCACCCAGGGACCCCGAGATACTTCGCGAGATTATCCAGAACACGAAGCTTTTGCAGTTCCGCTCGGTCAATTTCCAGTCGAGGGCCGAAAAGAACAACATGCCCGATCTGGCGGACTGGATCAATTCGCAGCGGAAACTGCTTGAAAAGACCCTGACCGAAATCGATATGGAACGGGAGGACGTCGGCACGACCATTCCGCTGATGGTGCTCGAGGTCGACGACGTGATCCTGCAGACGGGCATCGAGGCGAGGCGGGCGAATGAAAAGGTTTTCGACGCTGTCCAGGTTTTTCTTTTCTTCGTGCTGGGGGTGCTGCTGATCGTGCTTGTTTCAGCTGTCTGGCTGATCGTCAGCAACTACCGCCAGACGGTCATACCCCTGAATCAGCTTGCGGGAAAACTCAGGATGCTCAACGAAGAGCTGCCGGAAAGCTTTCACGATACGGCCGAGGAGGTCAAAAAAGACATCAGGCACGAGGCGTTCTCCAGCGACATCAACGAGATAACCGATTCCATCGTGCGGTTCTGCCAGAACATTGATACGAAAAACAAGAAACTCGACGAACTTTTCATCAAGGATGAGAAGACGAATTTGTATAATTACCGTCATTTCAAGGATCATCTCATCGTCGACGTGGCCCGAGCAAAACGCTTCGGCGAAAAGGTGGCCCTGGCAATGATCGATATCGACCATTTCAAGGCCTATAACGACGCCAACGGTCATGTCGCCGGGGACATCGTGCTGGAGAGAATCGCCAGGATCATACTCGAGCAATGCCGCGAGTCGGACATTCCGGCAAGGTTCGGCGGGGAGGAGTTTGCCGTGGTGTTTCCACGGACTGAAAGCCGGATGGCGGTCGAGATCGTCGAGCGTCTCCGTCAGGTCATCAGCGCAGAACCGTTTTACCACGAACGCGAGCAACCAGGCGGGCAACTGACGATAAGCGCCGGCGTCGCGATGTTTCCCGAAGACGCCGTCGACTGGTACTCGCTGGTCAACAGCGCGGACAAGGCTCTGTACCATGCGAAAAAGACGGGACGCAACAGGGTTGTCTATGTCGCCGAAATCGAAAAACGGGAAAGCGGTGAGCCGGGCGTGCAGGCCTGA
- a CDS encoding PstS family phosphate ABC transporter substrate-binding protein, which translates to MSPRKLFPVVVVASLILPLYLFACHGNRSGPSEISELPASATSGALTFGAESSLVPVIAPVGRMFSAYYPSARLKVSGGSFEELFNGFLRGDPAAMLVEGRLSGVEQSLLENAAFGYRLEPVAKGALVCIANRRGPVESLTSGQLRRLLSGGNASRRIVPVVNEHDVVLQRLLSERVSGGEAIHVRTVSGDAEVVRAVAGDRNVIGFLPLESTGQEVRVSGDSLSIRIVPVSPDGASAAVSPSQDNVYKGTYPLAYIIYYMYRKQDPLAAGFGAWLAREGQKGIVRSVLAPYRQPVRTINLK; encoded by the coding sequence ATGAGCCCGAGAAAGCTCTTCCCGGTTGTCGTTGTTGCATCGCTGATCCTGCCGTTGTACCTTTTCGCGTGTCACGGGAATCGTTCAGGTCCTTCCGAAATTTCCGAACTCCCCGCGAGCGCCACAAGCGGAGCATTGACTTTCGGCGCTGAATCCTCTCTGGTGCCGGTGATAGCGCCCGTCGGCCGCATGTTTTCAGCATATTATCCCTCGGCCCGGTTGAAGGTTTCGGGCGGTTCGTTCGAGGAGCTTTTCAACGGCTTTCTTCGTGGCGATCCAGCGGCAATGCTCGTGGAAGGTCGGCTTTCCGGCGTCGAGCAATCGTTGCTCGAAAACGCCGCCTTCGGCTATCGGCTGGAGCCGGTGGCAAAAGGCGCGCTGGTCTGTATCGCGAACCGTCGGGGACCGGTCGAATCGTTAACGAGCGGTCAGTTGCGCAGACTCCTTTCGGGCGGAAACGCCTCCCGCAGGATCGTTCCGGTGGTCAACGAACATGATGTCGTGCTGCAACGGTTGCTCTCGGAGAGGGTTTCCGGAGGCGAAGCCATTCATGTGAGGACGGTTTCGGGGGATGCGGAAGTCGTGCGGGCAGTTGCCGGCGACCGCAATGTAATCGGCTTTCTTCCGCTCGAGTCGACAGGGCAGGAGGTCAGGGTATCGGGCGATTCACTGTCGATACGGATCGTGCCGGTTTCGCCTGACGGCGCGAGCGCGGCCGTGTCTCCTTCGCAGGACAATGTCTACAAGGGAACCTATCCTCTTGCCTATATTATCTACTATATGTACCGTAAACAGGATCCCCTCGCCGCCGGTTTCGGCGCCTGGCTTGCCAGGGAAGGGCAGAAAGGCATTGTCCGGAGCGTTCTTGCGCCCTACCGGCAGCCGGTCAGAACCATCAACCTGAAATAA
- the argC gene encoding N-acetyl-gamma-glutamyl-phosphate reductase has product MRGYKKPTVSIIGASGYSGAELTKLILGHPSVKLEKLFAFSQAGKTVADLYPATGCDMVYEQYDGEEHSDIYFLALPHGEALSIVPGLVSSGKTVIDLSGDFRLKNHEEHLRYYGRDKSPDDVMPYALPELFHEEIRASKAVSNPGCYATSIILGLAPLVKKPLGGAGLERVACTAISGISGAGRTAKTELSFAEMSGNIRAYKVGKHQHTPEIMQALGTDTMDPSFGFTFTPMIAPLVRGIYTVMNIQLEKHLAVSQIREHFRDFYRSAPFVRVRETMTEVRHVAHTNFCDVHVAESSPDGSAVIVTTIDNLVKGAAGQAVQNMNIMLGYDETLGLL; this is encoded by the coding sequence ATGAGAGGTTATAAAAAACCCACAGTATCGATCATAGGCGCTTCCGGCTACTCCGGCGCCGAACTGACAAAACTCATTCTCGGCCACCCGTCGGTCAAGCTCGAAAAACTCTTCGCCTTCTCGCAGGCGGGCAAAACGGTTGCGGATCTCTATCCGGCGACAGGCTGCGACATGGTGTACGAACAGTACGACGGCGAGGAACACAGCGACATCTATTTCCTGGCCCTGCCCCACGGAGAGGCGCTCTCCATCGTTCCGGGGCTTGTGTCGTCCGGCAAGACGGTGATCGATCTTTCAGGTGACTTCAGGCTGAAAAATCACGAAGAACACCTGCGGTACTACGGGAGGGACAAGTCTCCGGATGACGTCATGCCCTATGCGCTTCCCGAGCTCTTTCACGAGGAGATCAGGGCGTCGAAAGCCGTCAGCAACCCCGGCTGCTACGCGACGAGCATCATTCTCGGCCTGGCTCCCCTGGTGAAAAAACCCCTTGGCGGCGCTGGCCTCGAACGGGTCGCCTGCACGGCGATTTCGGGAATTTCCGGCGCGGGAAGGACGGCGAAAACGGAGCTTTCATTCGCTGAAATGAGCGGAAACATCAGGGCATACAAAGTCGGCAAGCATCAACATACCCCTGAAATCATGCAGGCGCTCGGCACCGACACCATGGATCCATCGTTCGGCTTCACCTTCACGCCCATGATCGCACCGCTGGTGAGGGGGATTTACACCGTAATGAACATTCAGCTTGAAAAACACCTCGCCGTTTCTCAAATTAGGGAGCACTTCAGGGATTTCTACCGCTCCGCGCCTTTCGTGAGGGTAAGGGAAACGATGACTGAAGTCCGCCATGTCGCGCACACGAACTTCTGTGACGTGCATGTAGCCGAAAGCTCTCCGGACGGCTCGGCGGTCATCGTCACAACCATCGACAATCTGGTGAAGGGCGCCGCCGGGCAGGCAGTCCAGAACATGAACATCATGCTCGGCTACGATGAAACCCTTGGATTGCTTTAG
- the argJ gene encoding bifunctional glutamate N-acetyltransferase/amino-acid acetyltransferase ArgJ: MSKLKKAYSAFERLSASTSWPEHVTPLPFKEGEEKRFWPTGFNAGTTSAAIKTRRPDIMVVSSDQPSSAAAVFTRNLCSAAPVSLSKEHLRTSSASMRAIVCNSGNANAATGRRGMRDAETMAVQTAAALGVHPEEVLVASTGVIGVPLPIERMSGAIGSFSAVVLEGSGADAAQAIMTTDTFPKFIAVDIALSGGTARLSGIAKGSGMICPDMATMLAFLFTDAAIDPALLREMLSAANERSFNAITVDGDTSTNDMAAILASGRSEQIARGSDDAALFFSALESVMTFLARLIVLDGEGATKLVEIRIVGAESDDDAQKAARAVAGSSLVKTAMNGEDANWGRIIAAVGRSGAKVDPERLTVTFNDLVILEPGYRSDFSEEEAKKILAEPGYTITVSMGNGVGRASVWTCDLSREYVEINADYRT, from the coding sequence GTGAGCAAGCTCAAAAAAGCATATTCGGCCTTCGAGCGACTGTCCGCCTCGACATCGTGGCCGGAACACGTCACCCCGCTGCCTTTCAAAGAGGGTGAGGAAAAGCGCTTCTGGCCGACAGGCTTCAACGCAGGAACGACGAGCGCGGCCATCAAGACCAGACGACCCGATATCATGGTCGTTTCGTCCGACCAGCCCTCTTCGGCGGCGGCCGTCTTCACCAGGAACCTTTGCTCGGCTGCTCCGGTTTCCCTGTCAAAGGAACACCTGCGGACGTCGTCGGCCTCGATGCGCGCCATCGTCTGCAACAGCGGCAACGCCAACGCCGCGACTGGTCGGCGCGGCATGCGCGACGCAGAAACCATGGCCGTCCAAACCGCGGCCGCGCTCGGTGTGCACCCTGAGGAGGTGCTTGTCGCCTCCACGGGCGTCATCGGCGTACCGCTTCCGATAGAGCGCATGAGCGGGGCGATCGGCTCCTTCTCCGCCGTCGTACTCGAAGGCTCCGGAGCCGACGCCGCCCAGGCGATCATGACGACCGATACCTTCCCGAAGTTCATCGCCGTCGATATCGCCCTTTCCGGCGGCACCGCGAGGCTTTCGGGCATCGCGAAAGGGTCCGGCATGATCTGCCCGGACATGGCGACCATGCTGGCCTTTCTGTTCACCGACGCGGCGATCGATCCCGCGCTGCTCCGGGAGATGCTGTCGGCGGCCAACGAAAGAAGCTTTAATGCGATCACGGTGGACGGGGATACGAGCACCAACGACATGGCCGCCATTCTCGCGTCCGGCCGGAGCGAACAGATAGCGCGTGGCAGCGACGACGCCGCCCTCTTCTTCAGCGCGCTGGAAAGCGTCATGACCTTTCTCGCCCGGCTGATAGTCCTCGACGGCGAAGGAGCGACAAAGCTTGTCGAAATACGCATCGTCGGCGCCGAAAGCGACGATGACGCGCAAAAAGCCGCTCGGGCGGTCGCCGGCTCCAGCCTGGTCAAAACCGCGATGAACGGCGAGGACGCGAACTGGGGCCGTATCATCGCGGCCGTCGGACGGTCCGGCGCAAAAGTCGATCCGGAGCGCCTGACGGTAACTTTCAACGATCTCGTGATCCTCGAACCGGGCTACCGCTCCGACTTTTCGGAAGAGGAGGCTAAAAAGATTCTCGCCGAACCCGGCTATACGATCACCGTCTCCATGGGAAACGGCGTCGGCAGAGCCTCCGTCTGGACCTGCGATCTGAGCAGGGAGTATGTCGAGATCAACGCGGACTACAGGACCTGA
- the argB gene encoding acetylglutamate kinase has protein sequence MNTFCSELRDNNPNDRDSDIGQVLIEALPYIRKFEDKTFVIKYGGAAMKDEILKNAFAQNITLLRKVGINVVLVHGGGDAITRTAEKLGIETRFIHGKRVTDRNMIDVVQMTLAGKLNQDIVRLISEHGGKAVGVSGLDADTIKAVPCADAGQLGLVGEVSAINTTYLDLLCHAKLIPVIAPIGFDEDGNVYNINADDAASAIAIALKAEKLIYVSDVAGVHCGDRILKSVCKSAAADLIENGIISGGMIPKSLSAYKTLDAGVHKVHLIDGRYIHSLLLEIFTNQGVGTQFVIEKEAEENPNQQS, from the coding sequence ATGAACACTTTCTGCAGCGAACTGCGCGACAACAATCCGAACGATCGCGATTCAGACATCGGCCAGGTGCTGATAGAGGCACTGCCCTACATTCGCAAGTTCGAGGACAAGACGTTCGTCATCAAGTACGGCGGAGCGGCCATGAAGGACGAGATCCTTAAAAACGCTTTCGCGCAGAACATCACGCTGTTGCGCAAGGTCGGCATCAACGTCGTCCTCGTTCACGGCGGCGGCGACGCTATCACCAGGACGGCCGAAAAGCTGGGCATCGAAACCCGCTTCATTCACGGCAAGAGGGTGACCGACCGGAACATGATCGATGTCGTCCAGATGACCCTTGCAGGAAAACTCAACCAGGACATCGTCCGCCTCATCAGCGAACACGGGGGAAAAGCGGTCGGCGTCAGCGGACTCGACGCCGACACCATCAAGGCCGTTCCTTGCGCCGATGCCGGGCAACTGGGGCTTGTCGGAGAAGTCTCCGCCATCAATACGACCTATCTCGACCTGCTCTGTCACGCCAAGCTCATTCCTGTCATCGCGCCCATCGGCTTCGACGAAGACGGCAACGTATACAATATCAACGCCGATGACGCCGCAAGCGCTATAGCCATCGCGCTGAAAGCCGAAAAACTGATCTACGTCAGCGATGTCGCGGGAGTCCATTGCGGCGACCGCATACTCAAAAGCGTCTGCAAGTCGGCAGCCGCCGACCTCATTGAGAACGGCATCATTTCCGGCGGCATGATCCCGAAGTCCCTGTCAGCATACAAGACCCTCGACGCCGGAGTGCACAAGGTTCACCTGATCGACGGCCGCTACATCCATTCGCTCCTGCTCGAGATCTTCACGAACCAGGGCGTAGGCACGCAGTTCGTCATCGAAAAGGAAGCCGAAGAAAACCCGAACCAGCAATCCTAA
- the argF gene encoding ornithine carbamoyltransferase: MDTASTAAKRDFLGFSHLDAGKIIELFDFSLFIKKKRREGLAGSPYRPIEGKTVAMIFNKPSLRTRVSFELGIHELGGYSINLDGKSIGVNSREAVEDIARLLSRYNDAIVARLHEHSVIEDLARNAAIPVVNALTDLSHPCQILADAFTLYEKGLWRDDCKIVFVGDGNNVANSWIELAGILPFHFVLACPENHLPDAGLVETARAKGAGTVEIVHDPFEAARGADVLYTDVWTSMGQEEETAERLETFRDFQINAKLLAEASPSAVVMHCMPAHRGEEITAEVMEGPQSIIMDEAENRLHVQKAVLVKLLNHDEYRKFHLTHRLENVARKLKT, translated from the coding sequence ATGGACACAGCCTCAACAGCAGCCAAGAGGGATTTCCTCGGATTCTCGCATCTCGACGCGGGAAAAATCATCGAACTGTTCGATTTCTCGCTGTTCATAAAAAAGAAACGCCGGGAAGGTCTTGCAGGATCTCCCTACAGGCCGATCGAAGGCAAAACGGTCGCCATGATCTTCAACAAGCCCTCGCTCAGGACCCGCGTCTCCTTCGAGCTCGGCATCCATGAACTGGGGGGATACAGCATAAACCTCGACGGCAAATCCATCGGGGTCAATTCGCGCGAAGCCGTCGAGGACATCGCGCGACTGCTTTCCCGATACAACGACGCCATCGTCGCCCGGCTTCACGAGCATTCGGTCATAGAGGATCTCGCCCGCAACGCCGCCATTCCGGTCGTCAACGCGCTCACGGACCTCTCCCACCCCTGCCAGATACTTGCCGACGCCTTCACCCTATACGAAAAAGGGCTCTGGCGGGACGACTGCAAGATCGTTTTCGTCGGGGACGGCAACAACGTGGCGAACTCGTGGATCGAACTGGCGGGCATTCTCCCCTTCCACTTCGTGCTGGCATGTCCGGAAAACCATTTGCCCGATGCCGGGCTGGTCGAAACGGCGCGGGCGAAAGGCGCCGGAACAGTCGAGATCGTGCACGATCCGTTCGAGGCCGCCAGGGGCGCCGACGTACTCTATACGGACGTATGGACGAGCATGGGCCAGGAAGAGGAGACCGCCGAACGCCTCGAAACATTCAGGGATTTCCAGATCAATGCGAAACTGCTTGCCGAAGCGAGCCCTTCAGCCGTCGTCATGCACTGCATGCCGGCCCACCGGGGCGAGGAGATCACCGCCGAGGTCATGGAGGGGCCGCAATCGATCATCATGGACGAAGCTGAAAACCGCCTGCACGTGCAGAAAGCGGTTCTGGTCAAGCTGCTTAATCACGACGAATACCGGAAATTCCATCTGACGCACCGGCTCGAAAACGTCGCCCGAAAGCTGAAAACCTGA
- a CDS encoding arginine repressor produces the protein MGKQVRQRKIKELLLSHDVGNQHDLMELLLGSGIEVAQATLSRDCAELGVIRSRTATGYRLIFPEKTPGQMIRGLVEMEIQSIESNETAVVIRTLPGRAHGVGSFIDHLKNPRILGTIAGDDTVLIIPVSVRDVRSIVDYLQTNLSKT, from the coding sequence ATGGGAAAACAGGTCAGACAGAGGAAAATCAAGGAATTGCTGCTCAGCCACGACGTCGGCAACCAGCACGACCTCATGGAACTCCTGCTCGGTTCGGGAATCGAAGTCGCCCAGGCCACCCTTTCGCGCGACTGCGCCGAACTCGGCGTCATCCGTTCGAGAACGGCCACGGGCTATCGCCTGATCTTTCCGGAAAAAACGCCCGGACAGATGATCAGGGGGCTGGTGGAAATGGAGATCCAGAGCATCGAGAGCAATGAAACCGCCGTGGTCATCCGAACGCTGCCAGGCAGGGCGCACGGCGTCGGCTCCTTTATCGATCACCTGAAAAACCCCCGTATTCTCGGCACCATAGCCGGCGACGACACCGTGCTGATCATCCCGGTATCGGTGCGCGACGTGCGCTCAATCGTGGACTATTTACAGACGAATCTTTCCAAAACCTGA